In Nocardia sputorum, a single genomic region encodes these proteins:
- a CDS encoding MazG family protein, with translation MDRLWHFGGWEVTQTHDSLRPYLLEETYELLDAIQHDDAETIKEELGDLLLQVLFHSRIAEAAGEFTVDDVAAALVAKLVNRSPHLVDSAIDPDASVAEKIAAQERAWEERKSAEKSRRSCLDGIAMAQPALALAEKVVSRSTKAGLPPDLVPEALLIVHLGGPDSAEERLRKATLTFAAAIRTAEDAAEKERGERLPLTAADWRAFWPDNE, from the coding sequence ATGGACCGCCTCTGGCATTTCGGCGGCTGGGAAGTCACCCAGACCCACGACTCGCTGCGACCCTATCTGCTCGAGGAAACCTACGAGCTGCTCGACGCCATCCAGCACGACGATGCCGAGACGATCAAGGAAGAACTCGGCGACCTGCTGCTGCAAGTGCTGTTCCATTCCAGGATCGCCGAGGCGGCAGGCGAATTCACCGTCGACGACGTCGCCGCAGCGCTGGTCGCCAAGCTGGTCAACCGCAGCCCGCACCTCGTGGACTCCGCGATCGATCCCGACGCCTCGGTGGCCGAGAAGATCGCCGCCCAGGAGCGCGCCTGGGAAGAGCGCAAATCCGCCGAGAAGTCCCGTCGTTCCTGCCTGGACGGCATCGCCATGGCTCAGCCCGCCCTGGCCCTCGCCGAGAAGGTCGTCTCCCGTAGCACCAAGGCGGGCCTGCCGCCCGACCTCGTCCCCGAAGCGCTCCTGATCGTGCACCTGGGCGGCCCGGACAGTGCCGAAGAACGTCTCCGCAAGGCGACTCTCACCTTCGCCGCCGCCATCCGCACGGCGGAGGACGCGGCGGAAAAGGAGCGCGGCGAACGTCTTCCGCTCACCGCGGCGGATTGGCGCGCCTTCTGGCCGGACAACGAGTAG